One Setaria viridis chromosome 7, Setaria_viridis_v4.0, whole genome shotgun sequence genomic region harbors:
- the LOC117863677 gene encoding protein FAR1-RELATED SEQUENCE 5 — protein sequence MATPSTSGDPAAAGEPAPTPSMEPTRRRHPTSRISHIVRTYLDLSSSKKRRTAPKSHPKASGQEAHASEDETDGSKAGPPSSHPSRLLRELGIRVSRYTHEERRDIILRYMQKRSGRQVVNRAASKVPSRQALAERRRRGAGGKFLGKEDTQIADNPEGKAEEEPELPPEVVSNAGGVPIVGMVFESEEKAYEYYVNYAGNMGFSVRKGCLDKTAKNSNRSRVYFCSREGLRLKNDAKRPRPETRVGCPARIAIKLTPSGKYRVTEFVEDHNHQLAAPFDIEMLKSQRVLAKVQPGSQGSNIPPGYKNYLRSKSTKYMKSEDLRALMDYFRRMKSDNPSFYYAIQVDENNKPTNFFWADARSIMDYHYFCDVVCFDMIYKEFDCSRPLALFLGMNHHRQMVIFGAAFLYDETVESFKWLLETFKIAMCGKHPKTILTDRSVPLKEALGVTWPGTIHRFCVWQIYQSTVKSIAHMLITSEEFTNDFRHCIFDIEDEQEFVGTWNMIMEKYNLRENEWLIKLFEDRENWAMPYNQQIFSGEIRSMLQAENVGTRLKEYLDIDTDLSPFLKIFESSAEKRRQEEMQADYQANQGVPRIPLPLLWQAANLYTPITFDLFRKECELSMDCMAYGCGEFGSLSEYMITVKNKTKDQLVRFDSSNGTVACTCKKFENTGLLCCHILKVYELRNVKEISSQYFLKRWRKDAKLVTMDEADGFNFDIDTKSSIPGRYAALCRLFYKIAAKAAENVETFALMASQSDQLLAEVEGTLQSTLSDKSSGHSFTDQLTHMAQNDYLLNSSHEALGSTGKKKCEVARRRNDLETNKRKKARKGQPDETEGGPSGELNITSGNIQTEPRNTSNQFIPDQLMQGHYVLGHNFGLGISQNLHNNLNQFDQAASVSTLQQQPFPGNGQLTQGYPSDMHGLQFVETTPQIDHQNGDEGQSSIPVWDFL from the exons ATGGCCACCCCATCCAcctccggcgaccccgccgccgccggcgaaccAGCCCCAACCCCATCAATGGAGCCCACCCGGCGTCGTCACCCGACCTCCCGTATCTCCCACATCGTGCGCACCTACCTCGACCTCTCCAGTTCCAAGAAGCGCCGTACCGCTCCCAAGAGCCATCCCAAGGCAAGCGGCCAGGAAGCGCATGCATCCGAGGACGAAACGGACGGGTCCAAGGCGGGGCCGCCGTCATCCCACCCGTCGCGGCTGCTCCGGGAGCTGGGAATCCGCGTCTCCCGCTACACGCACGAGGAGCGCCGGGACATCATCCTCCGCTACATGCAGAAGCGGAGCGGCCGCCAGGTGGTCAACCGCGCGGCTAGTAAG GTCCCATCGAGGCAGGCtctggcggagcggcggcggaggggtgcTGGAGGGAAGTTCCTCGGCAAGGAGGACACCCAG ATTGCAGATAATCCTGAAGGAAAGGCAGAAGAAGAGCCAGAATTGCCACCAGAAGTCGTCTCAAATGCTGGAGGAGTGCCCATAGTTGGAATGGTCTTTGAGAGTGAAGAAAAAGCATACGAGTATTATGTTAATTATGCAGGAAATATGGGATTTAGTGTCCGGAAAGGATGTTTGGATAAAACTGCTAAAAATTCCAACAGGTCAAGGGTCTATTTCTGTTCTAGGGAGGGGCTTCGCTTAAAGAATGACGCCAAGAGACCTCGCCCAGAGACAAGGGTGGGTTGCCCTGCACGAATAGCTATAAAGTTAACACCTAGTGGTAAATATAGGGTCACAGAATTTGTGGAGGATCACAATCACCAGCTTGCTGCACCATTTGATATTGAGATGTTGAAATCACAAAGAGTGTTGGCCAAGGTTCAGCCTGGAAGCCAAGGTAGTAACATTCCTCCTGGGTACAAGAATTATCTTCGGTCAAAGTCTACCAAATATATGAAATCAGAGGATCTCAGAGCTCTGATGGATTATTTTCGAAGAATGAAGAGTGATAATCCATCGTTTTACTATGCGATTCAGGTGGATGAAAATAACAAACCAACTAATTTCTTCTGGGCTGATGCAAGGTCAATAATGGACTATCATTACTTCTGCGATGTGGTCTGCTTTGACATGATCTACAAAGAATTTGACTGCAGCAGGCCCTTAGCTTTGTTTCTAGGCATGAACCATCATAGGCAAATGGTCATATTTGGTGCGGCTTTTTTATACGATGAAACTGTTGAGTCTTTCAAGTGGCTTCTTGAGACCTTTAAGATTGCTATGTGTGGGAAACACCCAAAGACAATTTTGACTGATCGATCTGTGCCTTTGAAGGAAGCATTGGGTGTTACATGGCCTGGCACTATCCACCGTTTCTGTGTGTGGCAAATATACCAGAGTACTGTTAAGTCCATAGCACATATGCTTATTACTTCTGAAGAATTCACAAATGATTTTAGACACTGTATATTTGATATCGAGGATGAACAGGAGTTTGTTGGCACATGGAATATGATAATGGAGAAATACAATCTTAGAGAGAATGAATGGTTAATTAAGCTTTTTGAAGATCGGGAAAATTGGGCCATGCCATACAATCAACAAATATTCTCTGGGGAGATTAGAAGCATGCTACAAGCTGAAAATGTTGGCACTAGGCTCAAAGAGTACTTGGACATCGATACAGATCTATCCCCTTTTTTGAAGATTTTTGAAAGTTCAGCAGAGAAGAGGAGACAAGAAGAAATGCAAGCTGATTACCAAGCCAACCAAGGGGTACCGAGAATACCTCTGCCATTGCTGTGGCAGGCTGCAAATTTGTATACCCCAATAACTTTTGACTTATTTAGAAAGGAGTGTGAACTAAGTATGGACTGTATGGCCTATGGTTGTGGTGAGTTTGGCTCTCTTTCTGAATATATGATTACTGTCAAGAACAAAACTAAGGACCAGCTTGTGCGATTTGACTCATCAAATGGTACGGTTGCATGTACTTGCAAAAAGTTTGAAAATACTGGACTGTTATGCTGCCATATATTAAAAGTATATGAGCTGAGGAATGTTAAAGAGATTTCCTCACAGTACTTTCTGAAGAGGTGGAGGAAAGATGCAAAGTTGGTGACAATGGATGAAGCCGATGGGTTTAATTTTGACATTGACACAAAATCTTCCATTCCAGGACGTTATGCAGCCCTTTGCCGCTTGTTCTATAAGATTGCTGCTAAGGCTGCAGAGAACGTAGAGACATTTGCACTGATGGCAAGCCAGTCAGATCAACTTCTTGCAGAAGTGGAAGGAACTTTGCAATCTACTCTGTCTGATAAGTCATCTGGACATTCCTTTACAGACCAATTAACTCACATGGCCCAGAATGACTACCTACTTAATAGTAGCCATGAAGCTCTAGGTTCTACTGGAAAGAAGAAGTGTGAAGTCGCTCGCCGTAGAAATGATTTGGAAACCAATAAACGAAAGAAAGCGAGAAAAG GGCAACCTGATGAAACAGAGGGTGGACCAAGTGGAGAGCTGAATATCACATCAGGAAACATACAGACAGAACCAAGGAATACTTCCAACCAGTTCATTCCAGATCAATTAATGCAG GGACATTATGTACTTGGTCACAACTTTGGGCTTGGTATCTCGCAGAACCTTCACAACAATTTGAATCAGTTTGATCAG GCCGCCTCGGTTTCAACCTTGCAACAGCAGCCGTTTCCTGGGAATGGTCAACTAACCCAA GGATATCCTAGTGATATGCATGGGTTGCAATTCGTGGAGACAACTCCCCAAATCGATCATCAGAATGGCGACGAGGGTCAGTCGTCAATACCGGTGTGGGATTTTCTTTGA
- the LOC117863679 gene encoding uncharacterized protein At4g15545, whose amino-acid sequence MARHEASASAAGVDFHLPDEILAVIPTDPYEQLDVARKITSMAIASRVSRLEADAGRLRRDLADRDRTEAELRARLADSDARLAAALEENAKLAKERDSLAVTAKKLARNLAKLEAFKKQLMKSLSEDNLLQLSETGQDHDAEDNLTARVPSWKDEVSSSHSSSDTSSRSTKTESTHGGGYQFSITPHIPQKLAPGSTPMISSSAGSPRAYSTGPSSPKFLSGPTSPTRSRSESQSTFSSWQGSSSHQYSAPTSPPQRRSLTGRPRIDGKEFFRQARTRLSYEQFGAFLANIKEFNAQKQSREDTLSKAEEIFGAEHKDLYISFQNMLNRNQS is encoded by the exons atggcgaggcACGAGGcgtccgcgtcggcggcgggcgtggactTCCACCTCCCGGACGAGATCCTGGCCGTGATCCCCACCGACCCGTACGAGCAGCTGGACGTGGCGCGCAAGATCACCTCCATGGCCATCGCCTCCCGCGTCTCCCGCCTCGAGGCCGACGCCGGGCGCCTACGCCGTGACCTCGCCGACCGGGACCGCACCGAGGCCGAACTCCGCGCCCGCCTCGCCGACTCCGACGCGCGCCTGGCCGCCGCCCTCGAAGAGAAC GCGAAGCTGGCGAAGGAGAGGGACTCGCTCGCCGTGACGGCCAAGAAGCTGGCGAGGAACTTGGCAAAG TTGGAGGCATTTAAGAAACAGTTGATGAAATCATTGAGTGAAGATAATCTATTG CAATTGTCTGAAACTGGTCAGGATCATGATGCAGAAGATAATCTGACTGCCCGAGTTCCCTCTTGGAAAG ATGAGGTTTCAAGCAGTCACTCTTCTTCAGATACTTCCAGCAGATCTACAAAGACTGAATCCACTCATGGTGGAG GATACCAGTTCTCGATCACACCACACATACCTCAAAAACTAGCTCCTGGTTCAACACCTATGATTTCATCCTCCGCCGGTTCCCCCCGAGCATATTCAACTGGCCCATCCTCTCCCAAGTTCTTATCTGGTCCAACTTCTCCTACAAGATCTCGATCTGAGAGCCAGTCAACATTTTCATCATGGCAAGGATCATCAAGTCATCAGTATTCAGCACCTACCTCTCCTCCTCAACGCCGCTCTCTCACAG GGCGGCCCCGTATAGATGGAAAGGAATTCTTTCGACAAGCACG GACGAGACTTTCTTATGAGCAATTTGGAGCATTTTTGGCGAACATCAAGGAGTTCAATGCTCAGAAACAATCACGAGAG GACACCCTGTCAAAAGCAGAAGAGATATTTGGAGCAGAGCACAAAGATTTATACATTTCTTTCCAGAACATGCTTAATCGCAACCAGTCATGA